Below is a genomic region from Pyrococcus kukulkanii.
TTTAAGCCTCAATGCTCCCCTCCTTACATGTGATGAAAAGCAGGGAGAAACAGCCAGAAAGATGGGAGTTGAAGTTGTACTTATATAATCGAGATTAAAGCGTTGGCAGGGATCTCAATGATAGAGTTCATCCTCTTAGGGCTAGCAGTAGAGTTCCTAGTTGGGCTCAGCGGAGTCGGCGGGGATCCTTAATGACGCCTTCGCTAATATTCTTAGGTGTTAGACCGGAGGTTGCTGTAGGCACCGACTTCCTCTTCTCCCTGTTAACTAAGATCTTTGCAACGGCGTTACATGGAAAAAAGGGGAACGTTCGGATTGATATAGCATGGAGACTAATAGCCGGAAGCGTTCCCGCAGTGCTTTTAGGAGCCTTCATATTGATTAGACTACCCAGGGAAGAACTTGGCCAGCTCCTTGTAACCCTCATTGGAGTAGTTCTCGTTGTAGTTTCAGCCTTATCCTTGGGATTTGAAATTCCGAGATTTTTAAGGCCAAGGTGGATTTACGTCTATATCTTAGGTTTTTATAGTTGGTTTAAGCGTTCAGCTAACTTCTGTTGGAGCTGGAATAATAGTTACATTCACATTGATGAACATTGCGAAGGTTAATCCCAGGGAGGTAGTGGGAACGAGCATAGTGTTTGGCCTATTTGTATCGCTAATGGCCTTCGCGACCTATGCTCATCTAGGATACTTCAACTTGAAACTTGCCCTTACCTTGACTTTAGGGGCTATTCCTGGGGGTTAACTTGGCGAGCAAAATGGATAGGGGGGAAACTTAAGAAAGCCATAAACGTTCTCTTGCTTGCCATGGGAGTGTTACTCTTACTGGGAAGCTGACCTCCTCCCCTTTGTGGGGGTTCCCTAGCCCCGCACGGTCGCCCGTGATTCATCGGGCAGGAGCCTCATCGGGCACGGTCAGAGTGCCCTCGGGAGGAATAAAAAATTGAATATAGCGGGCTTTCCTCCCCTTAAAGGCTTCCAGCCCACAAAGGAGGTGAGAGCATGGAGGTCATAATTCACCACTGGGATACCGATGGAATAACAACCGCAGCTATCGTTGCTAAAGCCCTAAATATAGAGTTGCATAATTTAACTCCACCAATAGGTGAGTACTCATTTGATGAGAGGATATGGAGTGCAATTTCCAGGGCAGAGAGGGTTTACGTTGTCGACCTAAACGTGCCCCAGGAAGTCGAGAGAATAAAAGTTGAAACGATATTTATAGATCACCACATTCAGCCCAGGATTAAGAACCCCCTTGTTAGGCAGATAAATCCAGCGCTGGAAGGAAAGCAGTATCCTTCAGCTTCCCTTGTCGCATCAGAATACTTAAACTTCTGGAACGCCTGGAGCGCCTTGGGGGCCGTTGGTGACGTTGGGGCAAGGGCCTTTAATGATCCTTTAGTTAAGAAGTTGCTTAAGCAGGAAGGATTAACTGAGCGAGAAGCCCTAAGGCTCGCTGAGCTTATAGATTCAAACTACATCTCCATGGACAGAAAAGGGGTAGAGGAGGCCGTTAAAGTTCTCCTTGAGAATCCAATTAAAGAGCTATTAAGTTACGAGCCCTGGGTTAAGAAGGCTGAAAGGATAAGGGCCGAGATAGAGGAGGCAATTTCAGGAGTTGAGGTTAAGGGAGGAATGGCGTTCTTGGAATTCGAGAGTGACTTGAACATAATATCCAAGATAGCCAGGAAGCTCGTGTGGGATCTTGGCTACGGTGTCGCTTTAGTCGTGAACAGGAACTTCCATGGGAAGGCTCAGGTCTACCTAAGGATTTCACCTGGGGCAAATATTGACGTTACTAGTATAATCAAGGAGTTGAGGAAGAGAGGGTTTAATGCTGGTGGTAAGAAGGAAGTTATGGGGTGCATATGCGAGAGGGATGAGGTTGAAGATGTTTTGGAGATTGTAACTAGAGGCTTAAAGAAATTTTTCAGTTATAAGGTTTTGCTTTTCAAAGTCATTATCATTGAACCATAATATGCCTCCCTTATCTTGTCCTCATAAAGGGGTCCTTAATCCCCTGTTTGGAAGCTTCATGAATGCAACGGGAAGAGAGCTGACGTTTACAAAAATAATAGGCTTTACCGCGTTGCTGAATGTGGTTTTGAACTGCGTTTTAATACTACATGCGGAGCAAAGGATGCGGGAGTAACGACGGTGGTGAGTCAAGTAACGCTTTCTTTATTATCTTGGAGGGTTAACACGAAAAATAATGTTGGCATAAAATGCGGTATGTTCTTATAAAACAGCTTGTAAAATAGCTGCCCTTTTTTTGTAATCTTGGAGTACTCTCCATACATAACATAAGAGAAGAATTCAATTTTAAGCCCTACTCTTTCAAAAAGTGTTTTCATAGTTTTATATGATGGCCAGAAAACATGATCTGGGTGAACAACTTCATTGCCCGTGATTATTGTTCTGAGATTATGCCATTTAAAGACATTCGGCGTAGTTATGATTAATTTGGTATTATCTTCCATAAATCTCCGTTTAATGTTTAGTAATGCCAATCCAGGATTTGTAAGATGTTCAATGACATCTGGCAATAGGATAATGTCAAAATTTAGATTCTCAAAGTCAATGTCATAAATGTCTTTTTCTATATCTCCAAAATAGATATTGTCTATTCCAAAGCGCCTTAAATCATTAATAGCTTGTCTGTTATTGTCAATCCCAATAAGCTCTGCTGCAACTTGGTCTAACTTCTGATGCAATAGTTCTCCCTGTTCAGCGCGGACTAAATGATAGGGATAGTCGCAAGCACCAATGTGAAGAACCCGTTTATCCTTAGCAAATGACAATATTAGATCATGTTTAAATAACTCAACCATCAAACTCCCCCCATAAAGTTTCATAAACTTTCAATATCTTTTTGGCAATATTCTCCCATGTAAACTGCTCCGCGTACTTCCTTATCTTCTCTCTGTCCCACTCCTTTTCAAGGGCTATTAAAATTTTCTCCGCAAGGCACTCAGGATCAGCTGGAGGACAGAGCAAACCGTAATCCTCAGAAGTTATTACCTCTGGAACTCCACCAACGGCAGTACCGACAAAGGGTAAACCAACACCCAAAGCCTCAAACATCACAGTGGGATTGCCTTCACTTAAACTCGGAAGCACAAACAAATCAGCAGCATTCATCCAGAGCGACAATTCTTTATCTGGCACAAACCCAAGCAACCTCACGTGCTCCTGGAGACCAAGCTGGTTTATCTGTTGCTGAAGCTCCTTTTTAAGTGGCCCTTCTCCACCAATAAAACACACTACGTCATTTCTATATTTAACAACCTTGAACATTGCTTCAATAAGGTATTTGTGTCCTTTATAAGGATAAAGTTTGGCCAAATTAAATAGAATTTTTTCATTTTCGGAAAGCCCCAGTTTACTCCTAGCTTTATCTTTTGGAATTGGAGATATTCTGTTTGGGTTATATCCATTTGGTATGTGATACACTCTCAAACTTGGACAAAAGTCCTTAATCAGTTGAATATCTTTCTTATTGACCCTGATTAATGCGTCTGTGTTTTTCCACGTCCACTTCAAGATTTTGTCATTCTTTTTGATTCTTTGCTTTAGTGTTATATGAGTATGCTCCGTGATAACAACCGGAACATTAAACATCTCCTTCAACTTAACGGCAACAGCGCCAGAAGGCCAAGAATAATGAGCATGAATCACATTAAACTCCAAACCCTCCTTCTTAATGACCCCCAATATTGACTTTACCTCAGACTTTATCCACAAGTATCTCAAAAAGCCCTTGGGTGGAAAATTAACATAAGTTGGAAAGTACACTCTGACATTATCTCCAATACTATAATCTCTAAAGTCTACATTACTTTTCAATCGTCTCCACACGGAGACAGGAGAAATTACATAAATTTCATCCAGATACTTTGAGAGAGCTTTAACCTGCTCCTTTACAAATATGTCACAAATGCATCTATTATCTTTGTCAGGAAACATTGAGGATATTATAAGGACTCTCATAATACTTCCCTCCAGTTTATTCCAGCTTTGTAAAGAGTCCATTGAGAAAGTACGCCTAACTTATTAGCAACATTGCACTCTTTCCCTATCTCCTTGAATAACGGAGACATGAACCAGCATTCATTATTTATATCCTTCCATTTAAGAAGCTCTAGATAATATTGAAGTCTGTATGGAAGGAATTTTTTGCAAAATATCTAAGGTTAGATATCCAACTTCTATATTTTCCATGGGTGATTATACCAACACCTAGAGGGGAAAAGAGATATTCCAAAAGGACTTCATCGTATACAACTCTCTTCAGCTTATATTTAAGTGAAACTCTTCTAAATAATTCCACTAACTCCAAGTCCCAGAGTGGAGTGGCATGAGGGTATCCAAAGGTTTCATAAACTCTTAAAGAGTTTACAATATACTTAGCCTGCCTTTCTTTCATATTCCAGTTGTCATCTAAAGACCATAGCTGAGTGCCCTTACTGTAAAATTGTAATATTTGGTTTTTTATTCTCTGCTTTAGTTCTGAGTCCCTATTAATATGCGGGTTGTGCTCATAGTGCTTTACAAAAATTACATCTACGACCTCGTTGATATTT
It encodes:
- a CDS encoding sulfite exporter TauE/SafE family protein, which gives rise to MTPSLIFLGVRPEVAVGTDFLFSLLTKIFATALHGKKGNVRIDIAWRLIAGSVPAVLLGAFILIRLPREELGQLLVTLIGVVLVVVSALSLGFEIPRFLRPRWIYVYILGFYSWFKRSANFCWSWNNSYIHIDEHCEG
- a CDS encoding TSUP family transporter, translating into MVTFTLMNIAKVNPREVVGTSIVFGLFVSLMAFATYAHLGYFNLKLALTLTLGAIPGG
- a CDS encoding DHH family phosphoesterase; this encodes MEVIIHHWDTDGITTAAIVAKALNIELHNLTPPIGEYSFDERIWSAISRAERVYVVDLNVPQEVERIKVETIFIDHHIQPRIKNPLVRQINPALEGKQYPSASLVASEYLNFWNAWSALGAVGDVGARAFNDPLVKKLLKQEGLTEREALRLAELIDSNYISMDRKGVEEAVKVLLENPIKELLSYEPWVKKAERIRAEIEEAISGVEVKGGMAFLEFESDLNIISKIARKLVWDLGYGVALVVNRNFHGKAQVYLRISPGANIDVTSIIKELRKRGFNAGGKKEVMGCICERDEVEDVLEIVTRGLKKFFSYKVLLFKVIIIEP
- a CDS encoding class I SAM-dependent methyltransferase gives rise to the protein MVELFKHDLILSFAKDKRVLHIGACDYPYHLVRAEQGELLHQKLDQVAAELIGIDNNRQAINDLRRFGIDNIYFGDIEKDIYDIDFENLNFDIILLPDVIEHLTNPGLALLNIKRRFMEDNTKLIITTPNVFKWHNLRTIITGNEVVHPDHVFWPSYKTMKTLFERVGLKIEFFSYVMYGEYSKITKKGQLFYKLFYKNIPHFMPTLFFVLTLQDNKESVT
- a CDS encoding glycosyltransferase family 4 protein, with product MRVLIISSMFPDKDNRCICDIFVKEQVKALSKYLDEIYVISPVSVWRRLKSNVDFRDYSIGDNVRVYFPTYVNFPPKGFLRYLWIKSEVKSILGVIKKEGLEFNVIHAHYSWPSGAVAVKLKEMFNVPVVITEHTHITLKQRIKKNDKILKWTWKNTDALIRVNKKDIQLIKDFCPSLRVYHIPNGYNPNRISPIPKDKARSKLGLSENEKILFNLAKLYPYKGHKYLIEAMFKVVKYRNDVVCFIGGEGPLKKELQQQINQLGLQEHVRLLGFVPDKELSLWMNAADLFVLPSLSEGNPTVMFEALGVGLPFVGTAVGGVPEVITSEDYGLLCPPADPECLAEKILIALEKEWDREKIRKYAEQFTWENIAKKILKVYETLWGEFDG